In Zalophus californianus isolate mZalCal1 chromosome 4, mZalCal1.pri.v2, whole genome shotgun sequence, the following proteins share a genomic window:
- the LOC118356930 gene encoding heterogeneous nuclear ribonucleoprotein A1 has translation MSKSESPKEPEQLRKLFIGGLSFETTDESLRSHFEQWGTLTDCVIMRDPNTKRSRGFGFVTYATVEEVDAAMNARPHKVDGRVVEPKRAVSREDSQRPGAHLTVKKIFVGGIKEDTEEHHLRDYFEQYGKIEVIEIMTDRGSGKKRGFAFVTFDDHDSVDKTVIQKYHTVNGHNCEVRKALSKQEMASASSSQRGRSGSGNFGGGRGGGFGGNDNFGRGGNFSGRGGFGGSRGGGGYGGSGNGYNGFGNDGSNFGGGGSYNDFGNYNNQSSNFGPMKGGNFGGRSSGPFGGRGQYFAKPRNQGGYGGSSSSSSYGSGRRF, from the coding sequence atgtctaagtcagagtctcccaaagagcctgaacagctgcggaagctcttcatcggaggtttgagctttgaaacaaccgatgagagtctgaggagccattttgagcaatggggaacgcttaCAGACTGTGTGataatgagagatccaaacaccaagcgctccagaggctttgggtttgtcacgtatgccactgtggaggaggtggatgcagccatgaacgcaaggccacacaaggtggatggaagagttgtggaaccaaagagggctgtctcaagagaagattctcaaagacctggtgcccacttaactgtgaaaaagatttttgttggtggtattaaagaagacactgaagaacatcacctaagagactattttgaacagtatgggaaaattgaagtgatcgagatcatgactgaccgaggcagtggcaaaaagagaggttttgcttttgtaacatttgatgaccatgactctgtagacaagactgtcattcaaaaataccatactgtgaatggccacaactgtgaagtaaggaaagccctatctaagcaagagatggctagtgcttcatccagccaaagaggtcgaagtggttctggaaactttggtggtggtcgtggaggtggttttggtgggaatgacaactttggtcgtggagggaacttcagtggtcgaggtggctttggtggcagtcgaggtggtggtggatatggtggcagtgggaatggctataatggatttggtaatgatggaagcaactttggaggtggcggaagctataatgattttggcaattacaacaatcaatcctcaaattttggacccatgaaaggaggaaattttggaggcagaagctctggccccttTGGTGGTagaggccaatactttgccaaaccacgaaaccaaggtggctatggtggttccagcagcagcagtagctatggcagtggcagaaggttttaa